In Ignavibacteriota bacterium, a single genomic region encodes these proteins:
- a CDS encoding alpha-2-macroglobulin family protein — MTRHRLLLVLVLLAVLLHSCGGPGTNVLRVTSTLPSGVVGRDLILPVTFSRAIVPMDSVNQWTSTPYVTFSPGIPGKFIWEDTTRLVFSPDGQLPGDARFTAKLNTDLLTQMSGATGFDGPAEFSFETESFRLKGAEFFYDRIGQKREIGIRANLEFTYEVNASDVPGMVTVKVDNEQRPIANVATTGKSRVIAVDIGTVTQLEKERVIAVTCSGDLTSPETGTRIRTEEPFVYRMPPLGELQILGHEFGSDGNNGWIKVRTSQEVDAEVAKAGVTLDPVRPFTVRNDGDGFTLLGSFEPGAAFRLIVKKGLESVLGGKTQNDYEADVVIGNIAPSFGFASSSGMYMMLGGARSIDIKTVNLPQLAVRVSQIFQNNIVYLLDNGRYYDYSYYGDEEGGGESWVKKYRYYVGNFGRQLSYDTISVAHVPNREITTPFSLAPFMNTGYKGFYLVEIANPEESWRSTSKLISISDIGLIAKTSYNEVLVFATNLVTTTPMPNVTISLISTTNQVVAVAKTDPDGVARFTGMAEKMKDFPLRIVTAEADNDFNFLHLDDYRVETSRYDVSGRRDLAGPYDAMLYGDRNIYRPGEKVVVAGLVRNLSNPVPAGMPVRLKLFSPRSSLVQETQHTLNDQGAFESSFQTSTAAGTGDYRYELYTGSNVFLTSYKVSVEDFVPDRLRVNLTPTLETARPGETVDYTVQATNFFGPPAAGRNWEFEGAFTVVPYVSKNFPEFVFRDDAASNNVGDPFVATGRTENDGTAAVSMTIPEGLSTSGIIRARARVAVFDESGRPVYQVAQTMVYPKSYLIGVKNAGAYYAAPNTPQKVRIVAVDPQDQVLKGFTAQVQLIRYEWHSVLRQHPQTNNLRYVSERREIPVRTDRVTIGSGPLEYTYTAPRSGDYALRVSKAGDAGYNQIEFYSYSWGTSDMTSFEVDPEARVDIVMDKKVYAPGEKAHILFQAPFSGKMLVTVERNHVFTHQYLDVVNNAASMDLDITDAHLPTVYVAAVLFRKINDLNIPLLAGHGFAPIMVERKSNKLDVQIRAPERIRPRGKQTITVAVSGEPGVALTLAAVDEGICQVKNYRTPDPYGYFYARRALETDTHDFFKHLLPEPDRSRSSSTGGGEAEMGKRVNPLGVQRFKPLALWSGILTTDGNGEATVPLTIPEFNGEVRLMAFAYKGDRFGSAEKAMKVADNIVVTPALPRFVAPGDSFSMPLTAFNTTATGTTVMFDIETSGPVRTTQKQVELEVGANQERYTPVALVAGPLIGAGTVKVRARALGEVLESSTELPVRPAAPFATDAQTGYVDGGNNVSLQVGDVYLPAGRKAYVALSPFPVSSMAGQLKALLGYPHGCLEQTVSRAFPQIYLRDIASVLAPGTLTGGSPTYYVNEAITKVSGMQLQDGGFSYWPGGTEENPWATVYATHFLVEARKGGYAVMDATLSSALGAIARIARDRKTEDRSSREANKWVVRRIAAKSSLYALYVLALAGKPEQSVMSFYRNERSLLTADTRYMLAGAYALAGDRRSYSDIMPGQFVVDETARQSGGDLDSPVRSAAVMLNVLLETDLNSPHVPRLTEYLSKAYRTDEWYSTQDNAFTLLAFGKAARLATATKATGKVKVGGKDYAYAGGTQRIDCEPYGKTVTIAIEGSGRVYYTLAVEGIRTDGKVSMEDRNLQVRRDLLNRSGGVVTGQTVKQNDLLVVRITLTSSVDRLEYVAVSDLLPAGLEIENPRLTEATAYPFIQNATVPEYMDIRDDRINLYTSFRGGKRQQVFYYAVRAVTAGTFVHPPVSAEAMYDGRYSSRAGAGTFRVVR; from the coding sequence ATGACACGCCACCGCCTCCTCCTGGTGCTCGTCCTTCTCGCCGTGCTTCTGCACAGTTGCGGCGGGCCGGGAACGAACGTCCTCCGCGTCACCTCGACATTGCCCTCGGGCGTCGTGGGGCGCGACCTCATTCTGCCGGTCACGTTCTCCCGCGCGATCGTGCCGATGGATTCCGTGAACCAGTGGACCTCGACGCCGTACGTGACGTTCTCGCCGGGGATCCCCGGCAAGTTCATCTGGGAGGATACCACACGGCTGGTGTTCAGTCCGGACGGCCAGCTTCCGGGCGACGCCCGGTTCACGGCGAAGCTGAATACCGACCTGCTCACGCAGATGTCGGGCGCCACGGGGTTCGATGGGCCTGCCGAATTCTCCTTTGAGACAGAGAGCTTCCGCCTGAAAGGGGCGGAGTTCTTCTATGACCGGATCGGGCAGAAGCGGGAGATCGGCATCCGCGCGAACCTGGAGTTCACGTATGAGGTGAATGCGTCCGATGTGCCCGGGATGGTCACGGTGAAGGTCGACAATGAACAGAGGCCGATCGCGAATGTCGCCACAACCGGCAAGAGCCGCGTGATCGCGGTGGATATCGGGACGGTGACCCAGCTCGAGAAGGAGCGGGTGATCGCGGTGACCTGCTCGGGGGATCTGACCTCGCCGGAGACCGGCACGCGTATCCGTACGGAAGAACCCTTCGTGTACAGGATGCCGCCGCTCGGGGAACTGCAGATCCTCGGGCATGAATTCGGGTCGGATGGGAACAATGGCTGGATCAAGGTCAGGACCTCTCAGGAAGTGGACGCCGAGGTGGCAAAGGCCGGCGTGACCCTGGATCCGGTACGCCCCTTCACCGTCCGGAACGATGGCGACGGGTTCACCTTGCTTGGTTCATTTGAACCGGGTGCGGCCTTCCGTTTGATCGTAAAGAAAGGCCTGGAGAGCGTACTCGGTGGCAAGACGCAGAACGACTACGAAGCCGACGTCGTGATCGGCAACATCGCGCCGTCGTTCGGCTTCGCCTCGTCCAGTGGCATGTACATGATGCTCGGCGGGGCACGCTCCATCGACATCAAGACCGTGAACCTTCCGCAGCTTGCGGTGCGCGTCAGCCAGATCTTCCAGAACAACATCGTCTATCTGTTGGACAACGGCCGCTACTACGATTACTCGTACTACGGCGATGAAGAGGGCGGTGGCGAGTCGTGGGTGAAAAAATACCGGTACTATGTCGGGAATTTCGGGCGGCAGCTCTCGTACGATACGATCAGCGTCGCCCACGTGCCCAACCGGGAGATCACCACGCCGTTCAGTCTTGCCCCGTTCATGAACACCGGATACAAGGGGTTCTATCTTGTGGAGATCGCGAATCCGGAAGAGTCGTGGCGGTCGACCTCGAAGCTGATCTCGATCTCGGATATCGGTCTCATCGCAAAGACCTCGTACAACGAGGTCCTGGTCTTTGCGACCAACCTCGTGACCACCACCCCGATGCCGAACGTGACCATCTCGCTCATCTCGACGACGAACCAGGTCGTTGCCGTTGCGAAGACCGATCCGGACGGCGTTGCCCGCTTCACCGGGATGGCAGAGAAGATGAAGGACTTCCCCCTCCGGATCGTGACGGCCGAAGCGGACAACGATTTCAATTTCCTGCATCTGGACGATTACCGGGTGGAGACGTCGCGGTACGACGTTTCCGGGAGGCGGGATCTTGCAGGGCCATATGATGCGATGCTCTACGGCGACCGGAACATCTACCGTCCGGGAGAGAAGGTGGTCGTTGCCGGCCTCGTGCGCAATCTCTCGAACCCGGTTCCCGCGGGCATGCCCGTGCGCCTGAAGCTGTTCAGTCCGCGGAGCTCGCTCGTGCAGGAAACGCAGCACACGTTGAATGACCAGGGTGCGTTCGAGTCGTCGTTCCAGACATCCACCGCCGCCGGTACCGGCGACTACCGGTATGAGCTGTACACCGGCAGCAATGTGTTCCTTACCTCGTACAAAGTGAGCGTCGAGGATTTTGTGCCCGACCGGCTGCGGGTGAATCTGACGCCGACGCTTGAGACCGCAAGACCGGGTGAGACGGTCGATTATACCGTCCAGGCGACCAACTTTTTCGGTCCGCCGGCTGCAGGGAGGAACTGGGAGTTCGAGGGAGCCTTCACGGTCGTACCGTACGTCTCGAAGAATTTCCCTGAGTTCGTCTTCCGCGATGATGCGGCATCGAACAACGTCGGCGACCCGTTCGTTGCCACCGGGCGGACGGAAAACGACGGGACGGCAGCAGTCTCGATGACGATCCCCGAAGGGCTGTCGACGTCCGGTATCATCCGTGCACGGGCACGGGTGGCGGTGTTCGATGAGTCCGGAAGGCCGGTGTATCAGGTCGCGCAGACCATGGTCTACCCGAAGTCGTACCTGATCGGAGTGAAGAATGCCGGGGCGTACTACGCCGCACCGAACACGCCGCAGAAGGTCCGGATCGTGGCGGTGGATCCGCAGGACCAGGTGCTGAAGGGGTTCACGGCCCAGGTGCAGTTGATCCGGTATGAATGGCATTCCGTATTGCGTCAGCATCCGCAGACCAACAACCTCCGTTATGTGTCGGAGCGGCGCGAGATCCCGGTGCGCACGGACCGGGTCACCATCGGCTCCGGGCCGTTGGAGTATACCTACACCGCACCGCGTTCGGGGGACTACGCGCTGCGGGTGAGCAAGGCCGGTGATGCCGGGTACAATCAGATCGAGTTCTACTCGTACAGCTGGGGCACATCGGACATGACCTCGTTCGAGGTCGATCCTGAGGCGCGGGTGGACATCGTGATGGACAAGAAGGTGTATGCGCCGGGCGAAAAGGCACACATCCTGTTCCAGGCTCCGTTCAGCGGCAAGATGCTCGTGACCGTCGAGAGGAACCATGTCTTCACCCACCAGTACCTCGATGTGGTCAACAATGCCGCATCGATGGACCTGGACATCACGGATGCGCATCTGCCGACGGTCTATGTGGCGGCGGTGCTCTTCCGGAAGATCAACGACCTCAACATCCCGCTCCTGGCCGGCCACGGGTTCGCGCCGATCATGGTCGAGCGGAAGAGCAACAAGCTCGATGTCCAGATCCGGGCCCCGGAGCGGATCCGTCCGCGCGGCAAGCAGACCATCACCGTGGCCGTTTCGGGTGAACCGGGTGTGGCGCTCACGCTGGCCGCGGTGGACGAAGGGATCTGCCAGGTGAAGAACTACAGGACGCCTGATCCGTACGGATACTTCTACGCCCGTCGTGCGCTTGAAACGGACACGCACGACTTCTTCAAGCATCTGTTGCCGGAACCCGACCGCTCGCGGTCGTCCAGCACCGGTGGCGGTGAAGCAGAGATGGGCAAGCGTGTGAATCCCCTCGGCGTGCAGCGCTTCAAGCCGCTCGCGCTCTGGTCCGGCATTCTCACGACTGATGGCAACGGCGAGGCCACGGTGCCGCTGACCATCCCCGAGTTCAACGGGGAGGTGCGGTTGATGGCATTCGCGTACAAAGGCGACAGGTTCGGGTCGGCGGAGAAGGCGATGAAGGTCGCGGACAACATCGTGGTGACCCCGGCCTTGCCGCGCTTCGTGGCGCCGGGGGATTCCTTCAGTATGCCGCTCACGGCGTTCAATACGACGGCGACGGGTACCACGGTGATGTTCGACATCGAGACCTCCGGGCCCGTGCGCACGACGCAGAAGCAGGTGGAACTCGAGGTCGGGGCGAATCAGGAACGGTACACACCGGTGGCGCTCGTTGCCGGTCCGCTCATCGGCGCCGGCACGGTGAAGGTGCGTGCGCGGGCTCTGGGCGAGGTGCTGGAATCTTCGACCGAGCTTCCCGTGCGCCCGGCCGCGCCGTTCGCCACGGATGCGCAGACGGGGTACGTCGACGGCGGGAACAACGTGAGTCTTCAGGTGGGTGATGTCTATCTGCCGGCCGGACGGAAGGCCTATGTGGCGCTGAGCCCGTTCCCGGTCTCCTCCATGGCCGGGCAGTTGAAAGCACTCCTCGGCTATCCGCACGGATGCCTGGAGCAGACGGTCTCCCGTGCGTTCCCACAGATCTATCTGCGCGACATTGCCTCGGTCCTCGCGCCGGGCACATTGACCGGTGGGAGTCCCACGTACTATGTGAATGAGGCGATCACCAAGGTCAGCGGGATGCAGTTGCAGGACGGCGGATTCTCCTACTGGCCGGGCGGGACGGAAGAGAATCCATGGGCGACCGTGTATGCGACACACTTCCTTGTCGAGGCACGCAAGGGCGGGTATGCCGTGATGGATGCCACCTTGTCGTCGGCGCTGGGTGCGATCGCGCGCATCGCCCGCGACAGGAAGACCGAGGACCGTTCCTCTCGTGAAGCGAACAAGTGGGTCGTCCGGCGGATCGCTGCAAAGAGTTCGCTCTATGCGCTCTACGTGCTCGCGCTCGCGGGAAAGCCGGAGCAGTCCGTGATGAGCTTCTACCGCAACGAGCGTTCGTTGCTGACGGCCGATACCCGGTACATGCTCGCCGGTGCGTATGCGCTCGCCGGCGACCGGCGTTCGTACAGCGATATCATGCCCGGTCAATTCGTGGTGGATGAGACAGCGCGTCAGAGTGGCGGCGATCTGGATTCACCGGTGCGCTCGGCGGCGGTGATGCTGAATGTGCTGCTGGAAACGGACCTGAACAGTCCGCATGTGCCGCGCCTCACGGAATACCTCTCGAAGGCGTACCGCACGGATGAATGGTACAGTACACAGGACAACGCCTTCACGTTGCTGGCGTTCGGCAAGGCGGCCCGGTTGGCGACGGCGACGAAAGCCACCGGGAAGGTGAAGGTCGGGGGCAAGGATTATGCCTACGCCGGTGGGACGCAGCGGATCGACTGCGAGCCGTATGGCAAGACCGTCACGATCGCGATCGAGGGAAGTGGTCGTGTGTACTATACGCTGGCGGTCGAGGGTATCCGGACCGACGGCAAGGTGAGCATGGAGGACCGGAATCTGCAGGTGCGGCGCGATCTGCTCAACCGCTCCGGCGGGGTGGTGACGGGGCAAACGGTGAAGCAGAACGACCTTCTGGTCGTGCGCATCACGCTCACGTCGTCGGTGGATCGGTTGGAGTATGTTGCGGTGAGCGACCTTTTACCTGCGGGGCTCGAGATCGAGAATCCACGTCTGACGGAAGCCACGGCGTATCCCTTCATTCAGAACGCGACCGTACCGGAATACATGGACATCCGGGATGACCGTATCAATCTGTACACGAGTTTCCGCGGTGGCAAGCGGCAGCAGGTGTTCTATTACGCGGTCCGGGCGGTCACGGCCGGCACCTTCGTCCATCCGCCGGTCTCGGCAGAAGCCATGTACGATGGCCGGTATTCCTCCAGGGCTGGTGCCGGGACGTTCCGCGTCGTGAGATAG